A genome region from Bacillaceae bacterium IKA-2 includes the following:
- a CDS encoding DUF2663 family protein — protein sequence MEDLEKLMKKLNLPDFTTETLKLLMKKKDKEIKMNEKLNFFGLASIGTILIMAVYVYWKTEGGTYIGESSLSFILSDPILLLIIAVLFFLLFTIFFYKRKFDKAENDVDKIREDLIDRQSEFWNTTELVAKRYQLLKFLKDKKDINLFHK from the coding sequence TTGGAAGACCTTGAAAAATTGATGAAAAAATTAAATTTACCTGATTTTACAACAGAGACGTTAAAATTATTAATGAAAAAAAAAGATAAAGAAATTAAAATGAATGAGAAACTCAACTTTTTTGGATTAGCTAGTATTGGAACGATTCTTATTATGGCCGTGTATGTTTATTGGAAAACAGAGGGAGGAACTTATATTGGCGAATCTTCTTTGAGTTTTATTCTTAGTGACCCAATTTTGTTACTAATAATAGCCGTACTATTTTTTCTGCTTTTTACTATCTTTTTTTATAAAAGGAAATTCGATAAGGCCGAAAATGATGTTGATAAGATTAGAGAGGATCTCATCGATCGCCAGTCAGAGTTTTGGAACACTACAGAACTAGTAGCAAAACGCTATCAACTATTAAAATTTTTGAAAGATAAAAAAGACATTAACCTATTCCACAAATAA